The following proteins are co-located in the Desulfobacterales bacterium genome:
- a CDS encoding class I SAM-dependent DNA methyltransferase, with protein sequence MNTESIVSKVWSFCHTLRDDGVSYGDYLEQLTYLLFLKMADEYSRYYGKEVGIPGEFNWESLKSKKGADLESHYIRLLRELGRQKAMIGQIFVKSQNQIQDPAKLYKIIHMIDAEDWVSMGADVKGDIYEGLLERNAEDVKSGAGQYFTPRALIRAMVECIRPEPEKTVADPACGTGGFFLAAYDFIESNYSLDRDQKRFLKNETFFGNEIVANARRLALMNMFLHNIGEITGDCPISADDALVADAGRRFDYVLTNPPFGKKSSITITNGAGKQEKEDLRYNRQDFWATTSNKQLNFVQHVRTMLKTTGEAAVVVPDNVLFEGGAGETVRKKLLENTDLHTILRLPTGIFYAQGVKANVIFFENKPAARQPWTKEVWFYDLRTNVHFTKKKNQMTYADLKDFIACYNPQNRHERKQTWSPDNPGGRWRKFSREEITGRDKTSLDMFWIRDDSLADLDNLPDPDVLAEDILENLEAGVESFRRIVASINGQ encoded by the coding sequence ATGAACACGGAAAGCATTGTTTCAAAGGTCTGGAGTTTCTGTCATACGCTGCGCGATGACGGGGTGAGCTACGGCGATTACCTGGAGCAGCTCACCTATCTTTTGTTTCTCAAGATGGCAGACGAATACAGCCGGTATTACGGCAAAGAAGTGGGCATCCCCGGGGAGTTTAACTGGGAAAGCCTGAAATCCAAGAAAGGCGCGGATCTCGAATCCCATTACATCCGGCTGCTGCGGGAGCTGGGGCGGCAGAAGGCAATGATCGGCCAGATTTTTGTCAAATCCCAGAACCAGATCCAGGACCCGGCCAAGCTATACAAGATCATCCACATGATCGACGCCGAGGATTGGGTGAGCATGGGCGCCGATGTCAAGGGCGATATCTACGAGGGCCTGCTGGAGAGAAACGCAGAGGACGTGAAAAGCGGGGCCGGCCAGTATTTTACCCCCAGGGCGCTGATCCGGGCCATGGTGGAATGCATCCGGCCGGAGCCGGAAAAAACCGTTGCAGATCCCGCCTGCGGCACGGGCGGGTTTTTCCTGGCCGCCTATGATTTTATCGAAAGCAATTATTCCCTGGACCGCGATCAGAAAAGGTTTTTGAAAAATGAGACCTTTTTTGGAAACGAGATCGTGGCCAATGCCCGGCGCCTGGCCCTGATGAACATGTTTTTGCACAATATCGGCGAGATTACCGGCGATTGTCCCATATCCGCAGATGATGCCCTGGTGGCAGATGCCGGCCGGCGCTTTGATTATGTGCTGACCAATCCCCCGTTTGGCAAAAAAAGCAGTATTACCATCACCAACGGGGCGGGCAAGCAGGAAAAGGAAGACCTGCGCTACAACCGGCAGGACTTCTGGGCCACCACGTCAAACAAGCAGCTCAATTTCGTGCAGCACGTGCGCACGATGTTAAAGACCACGGGCGAGGCGGCCGTGGTGGTGCCCGACAACGTGCTCTTTGAAGGCGGGGCCGGGGAGACGGTGCGCAAAAAATTGCTGGAAAACACGGATCTGCATACCATTTTGCGCCTGCCCACCGGGATCTTTTACGCCCAGGGCGTCAAGGCCAACGTGATTTTCTTTGAAAACAAGCCGGCAGCCAGGCAGCCGTGGACAAAGGAGGTCTGGTTTTACGATTTGCGGACCAACGTGCATTTCACCAAGAAGAAAAACCAGATGACCTATGCGGATTTAAAGGACTTTATTGCCTGCTACAACCCGCAAAACCGCCACGAGCGCAAACAGACCTGGTCACCGGACAACCCGGGCGGCAGATGGCGGAAATTTTCCCGCGAAGAGATCACAGGCCGGGACAAGACCAGCCTGGATATGTTCTGGATCCGCGATGACAGCCTGGCAGACCTGGACAACCTGCCTGATCCGGACGTGCTGGCAGAAGACATCCTTGAAAACCTGGAGGCCGGCGTGGAGAGCTTCCGGCGGATTGTGGCCTCGATTAACGGGCAGTAG
- a CDS encoding restriction endonuclease subunit S, whose translation MEKNTHNLPECWLETTIGNICIKVQYGYTTKATESGDLKLLRTTDIKSGRISWDNVPYCLKNPEEPEKYLLKDGDVVISRAGSIGFSCLIEKPMKAVFASYLIRFNPLIAPRYFKFFLESPFYWNSISEEKLGIAVQNVNASKLKSIYFPLPSIPEQNEIVSKIEELVSELDSGIESLKKAREQLKTYRQAVLKHAFEGRLTENWRERQQEAGNPPEPAEKLIERIRKEREAHYKKQLEAWEKECEQAKAEGRKKPAKPKKPKDLPPLTEEELAELPELPEGWEWIKIAEISESMKNGIYKPKKFYAETGSPCLRMYNIENGKIVWIDVKRMVLSEDEIKEYELKPGDLLVNRVNSRELVGKTALIKQNLEKSVYESKNIRLRLIRVIESGYVNFWFLIFANKYFNHNAQQTVGMASINQEQIGKMPFPICSTTEQNIVLSEIESRLSVCDQLEQSIEDSLQKAETLRQSILKKAFSGELTRQWRKENPELVSGENSAERLLERIREEKKKVQGAGGIRRGKKKSA comes from the coding sequence ATGGAAAAAAATACGCACAATCTGCCTGAGTGTTGGCTGGAAACGACAATTGGAAACATCTGTATTAAAGTGCAATACGGGTATACAACAAAAGCGACAGAAAGCGGGGATTTAAAACTTTTAAGAACAACGGATATTAAATCCGGCAGGATTAGTTGGGACAATGTGCCTTACTGCTTAAAAAATCCAGAAGAACCAGAAAAATATCTTCTCAAAGATGGGGATGTTGTTATTTCTCGTGCTGGTTCTATTGGTTTTAGTTGTTTAATTGAAAAGCCTATGAAAGCAGTTTTTGCATCGTACTTGATTCGCTTCAATCCTTTAATAGCACCCAGATATTTTAAGTTTTTTTTAGAGAGCCCTTTTTACTGGAATAGCATATCAGAAGAAAAGCTTGGGATTGCGGTTCAGAACGTTAATGCCAGCAAATTAAAGTCTATATATTTCCCCCTCCCTTCAATTCCTGAACAAAATGAAATTGTCAGTAAAATCGAAGAACTCGTTTCCGAACTCGACAGCGGTATTGAAAGCCTGAAAAAAGCCAGGGAGCAGTTGAAAACCTACCGCCAGGCTGTGTTGAAACATGCTTTTGAGGGCAGGTTGACCGAAAATTGGCGCGAGCGGCAACAGGAGGCGGGAAACCCGCCGGAACCGGCGGAAAAGCTGATCGAGCGCATCCGGAAAGAGCGGGAGGCGCATTATAAAAAGCAGTTAGAAGCCTGGGAAAAGGAATGTGAGCAGGCAAAGGCGGAAGGAAGAAAGAAGCCGGCTAAGCCGAAAAAGCCGAAGGACCTGCCGCCGTTGACGGAAGAGGAGCTTGCAGAGCTGCCGGAATTGCCTGAGGGGTGGGAGTGGATTAAAATTGCTGAAATTTCTGAATCAATGAAAAACGGCATATATAAACCAAAAAAATTTTATGCTGAAACAGGTAGTCCCTGCTTAAGAATGTACAACATTGAAAATGGGAAAATCGTATGGATTGATGTGAAAAGGATGGTTTTGTCCGAAGATGAAATTAAAGAGTATGAATTAAAACCAGGAGATTTACTGGTTAATAGGGTTAATAGTCGAGAGTTGGTTGGAAAGACAGCCTTAATTAAACAAAATTTAGAAAAATCTGTATATGAAAGTAAAAACATCAGGCTCAGGCTTATTAGGGTTATTGAGAGCGGGTATGTTAATTTTTGGTTTTTGATCTTTGCAAATAAATACTTTAATCATAATGCACAACAAACAGTCGGAATGGCTTCAATCAACCAAGAACAAATTGGAAAAATGCCATTTCCCATTTGTTCAACAACAGAGCAAAATATAGTTCTTTCAGAAATCGAATCCCGCCTCTCGGTCTGCGACCAGCTTGAGCAAAGCATCGAAGACAGTCTGCAAAAGGCCGAGACGCTGCGGCAGAGCATTTTGAAAAAGGCGTTTTCCGGGGAATTGACCCGGCAGTGGCGAAAGGAAAACCCGGAGCTGGTTTCCGGGGAAAATTCGGCGGAGCGTCTGCTGGAGCGCATCCGGGAAGAAAAGAAAAAGGTACAGGGCGCGGGCGGCATACGGCGCGGAAAGAAAAAATCAGCATGA
- a CDS encoding type I restriction-modification enzyme R subunit C-terminal domain-containing protein → MNKTPEQAARENIDRMLEQAGWVVVDQNGIDWQLGPGLAVREYGTDAGVADYVLFVDREPVGVIEAKKEEEGHRMSVHEQQAEFYAQSRLKWFEDEGRVPFVYESTGVVTRYTDLRDPKPRARPVFWFHHPYTLKQRVKQRTSLRQRLQQMPALCGQGLRQCQIRAVSSLEKSFCENRPRTLIQMATGSGKTYTAITAVYRLLKHANAGRILFLVDTRNLGEQAEQEFMGYTPNDDNRKFTELYNVCRLNSRYVPADSQVCISTIQRMYSILKGEDLDEAAELANPHEFTEMPKPREVVYNPEVPPEFFDFIVIDECHRSIYNLWQQVLDYFDAFFIGLTATPDKRTFGFFNENLASEYRHEQAVADGVNVGYETYLIKTRITEAGDRLVAEQWVDKRDRLTRKKRWEQLDEEVEYSGKDLDRDVVNPSQIRNVIRAFCEKLPEMFPGRREVPKTLIFAKTDSHADDIIGIVREEFGEGNAFCRKVTYRAEEDPKSLLAAFRNDYFPRIAVTVDMIATGTDVKPLECLVFMRDVRSVNYFEQMKGRGTRTLAYDDLKKVTPSAHTAKTGFVIVDAVGVSRSVKTDSRPLERKKSVPLKDLLRAVLMGQADEDTYTSLAGRLARLDRQVTDKEQSEFAALARGKSIKTVTRELLEAHNPDKINELAAEKSGLPPDAEPDEDQRAEAQKDLVNRVRDTFSGKLNEFVENARKSHEQIIDTVNIDEVSFAGWDKQAIDLAEDIIADFTSFIEANKDEIAALSIFYNQPYNRRHVTYDMIKAVLEALKQSRPRLAPARVWQAYEQVEKVSGKSPGSELTALVSLIRRVVGIDEILTSFEDTVNRNFKKWVFEKQEGAAQKFNPEQMAWLRMIKDHIASSVHIEMEDLDYAPFDGKGGIGKMRKLFGGGVEEIIEEMNEVLAA, encoded by the coding sequence ATGAACAAGACCCCGGAACAAGCCGCAAGAGAAAACATTGACCGGATGCTTGAGCAGGCCGGATGGGTGGTGGTGGATCAAAACGGCATTGACTGGCAGTTGGGGCCGGGGCTTGCAGTGCGGGAATACGGGACGGATGCGGGGGTTGCCGATTATGTGTTGTTTGTGGACCGGGAGCCTGTGGGGGTGATCGAGGCCAAGAAAGAGGAAGAAGGCCACCGGATGAGCGTTCATGAGCAGCAGGCCGAATTCTATGCCCAGAGCCGGCTGAAATGGTTTGAAGACGAGGGTCGGGTGCCGTTTGTGTATGAAAGCACCGGGGTTGTCACCCGGTATACGGATCTGCGCGATCCCAAACCCCGGGCCAGGCCGGTGTTCTGGTTTCATCATCCCTATACTTTAAAACAGCGGGTAAAGCAGCGGACCAGCCTTCGGCAGCGCTTGCAGCAGATGCCGGCGCTTTGCGGCCAAGGGCTGCGGCAGTGCCAGATCCGGGCTGTTTCCAGCCTGGAAAAGTCTTTTTGCGAAAACAGGCCCCGCACTTTGATCCAGATGGCCACTGGCAGCGGCAAAACCTATACTGCCATTACCGCTGTGTACCGGCTGCTGAAACACGCCAATGCGGGGCGGATCTTGTTTCTGGTCGACACCCGGAATCTTGGGGAGCAGGCCGAGCAGGAGTTCATGGGCTACACCCCCAATGATGACAACCGGAAATTCACGGAGCTATACAACGTCTGCCGGCTCAATTCCAGGTACGTGCCTGCAGACAGTCAGGTGTGCATCAGCACTATCCAGCGGATGTATTCCATTTTAAAGGGCGAGGACCTGGATGAGGCCGCAGAGCTGGCAAACCCCCATGAATTTACAGAGATGCCCAAACCCCGGGAGGTGGTCTACAACCCGGAAGTGCCGCCCGAGTTTTTTGATTTTATTGTGATCGATGAATGCCACCGCTCCATTTACAACCTGTGGCAGCAGGTGCTGGACTATTTTGACGCCTTTTTCATCGGGCTGACCGCAACGCCGGACAAGCGGACCTTCGGGTTTTTCAACGAAAACCTGGCCTCTGAATACCGCCACGAGCAAGCCGTGGCTGACGGGGTCAATGTGGGATATGAGACCTATCTGATCAAAACCCGGATCACAGAGGCGGGCGACCGGCTGGTGGCGGAGCAATGGGTGGACAAGCGCGATCGGCTGACCCGGAAAAAACGCTGGGAGCAGCTTGACGAGGAAGTGGAGTATTCCGGAAAGGATTTGGATCGGGACGTGGTCAATCCCAGCCAGATAAGAAACGTGATCCGGGCGTTTTGCGAAAAGCTGCCTGAGATGTTTCCCGGGCGCCGGGAGGTGCCCAAAACCCTTATTTTTGCCAAAACCGACAGCCACGCAGACGATATCATCGGCATCGTGCGCGAGGAATTCGGCGAGGGAAACGCGTTTTGCCGGAAAGTGACCTACCGGGCCGAGGAAGATCCCAAATCCCTGCTGGCCGCATTTAGAAACGATTACTTTCCACGGATCGCGGTGACCGTGGACATGATCGCCACGGGCACGGATGTAAAGCCCCTGGAATGTCTGGTTTTCATGCGGGATGTGCGATCGGTGAACTATTTTGAGCAGATGAAGGGCCGGGGCACCCGCACCCTGGCCTATGATGATTTAAAAAAGGTGACGCCTTCGGCCCATACGGCCAAGACCGGTTTTGTGATCGTGGATGCCGTGGGGGTGAGCCGGTCGGTGAAAACCGACAGCCGCCCCCTGGAGCGGAAAAAATCCGTGCCCTTAAAGGATCTGCTCCGGGCCGTGCTCATGGGGCAGGCAGACGAGGATACCTATACATCTCTGGCCGGCCGGCTGGCCCGGCTGGACAGGCAGGTAACCGACAAGGAGCAAAGCGAATTTGCAGCGCTTGCCCGGGGCAAGTCCATTAAAACCGTGACCCGGGAGCTGCTCGAAGCCCATAATCCCGACAAAATCAACGAACTTGCCGCGGAAAAATCCGGGCTGCCGCCGGATGCCGAGCCGGATGAAGACCAGCGGGCCGAAGCCCAAAAAGACCTGGTCAACCGCGTGCGGGATACGTTTTCCGGAAAGCTCAATGAGTTTGTCGAAAACGCCCGCAAATCCCACGAGCAGATTATCGATACCGTCAATATCGACGAGGTGTCCTTTGCCGGCTGGGACAAGCAGGCAATTGATCTGGCAGAAGACATTATTGCCGACTTTACGTCTTTTATCGAGGCCAACAAGGATGAGATTGCCGCCCTGTCCATATTTTACAACCAGCCATACAACCGCAGGCACGTAACCTATGACATGATCAAGGCCGTGCTCGAGGCCCTGAAACAAAGCCGGCCCCGGCTGGCCCCGGCCCGGGTATGGCAGGCCTATGAGCAGGTGGAAAAGGTAAGCGGAAAATCGCCCGGAAGCGAGCTTACGGCCCTGGTGTCTTTGATCCGCCGGGTGGTGGGCATTGATGAAATCCTTACGTCTTTTGAAGACACGGTCAACCGCAATTTCAAGAAGTGGGTGTTTGAAAAGCAGGAGGGGGCGGCCCAGAAGTTTAACCCGGAGCAGATGGCCTGGCTGCGGATGATCAAGGATCATATCGCCAGTTCGGTGCATATTGAAATGGAGGATCTCGATTATGCGCCGTTTGACGGCAAGGGCGGGATCGGGAAGATGCGGAAATTGTTTGGCGGCGGGGTGGAGGAAATTATTGAGGAGATGAATGAGGTGTTGGCGGCTTAG
- a CDS encoding ATP-binding protein, translated as MPKMNTPHFEVHPSVVYHLGESLITDSVQALIELVKNSYDADATYTKVTIDTKGSTEFDDTFYSPEGGRIIIEDDGFGMNLEDIEAGWLMISNRKKHEFKKARKLTDKGRTPLGDKGLGRLGVQRLGEKLEIFTKTKKDGGVHFGFSWSDFAKKERLQDVSIQLDEWKNAKQIGTRLVISNLQELELWRGEDATKKLQNELSQMISPFKQIRDYVAFIEIDGKPIELQEITEKVRDIAPLRYSIHFDGKTIEIKGRAKLNYFCPSERKEAEEFALIAEGDDGKGFYDFLSQQKYARSLNLKRSKSANWYVEFEQQKELEDVDGVYRVSGKSSSIANPGPFKGEMDSFDLSVTSFDRQNVFDRMNEFRNYIKKCSGIRVFRDGFGIRVDKDWLKLGDQYTSGPSFYGLKPNNTVGFIALSARENMDLEETTDREGFKDTVYYRNFYSLLMEVMKFTQTAGQFFGRSWIAYKKERKEELAKIDSRKTIEDISHTMSERLSASEEYQKKLDEFQTRLQTSKKQAQAASTRLSKKRRIDNKLRSEVSNSVSNLNQLIDESQEMISQVSVYLGEISTLRHMGQVLNDRIDGFRDQMDNMYEAVALGLTAEALSHEIFNIADQLSLRTKKAQSRARAIKLEDRILQNFIEHVKSSSMALRKQMSFLSPALRYVREQRDSIDTFSFMKEIREFYKDRLQKNNISILIHTRNGGVARLKMNRGKLTQIIDNFILNSEYWLREDISQGRMEHGSITIELDRYFVRIFDSGKGIDPNIEYVLFEPFVTAKGKGKGRGLGLFIIKQLIDSEGCNVGILPERNSHDRLFKFQIDFRGAIDE; from the coding sequence ATGCCGAAAATGAACACACCACATTTTGAAGTCCATCCATCTGTGGTTTATCACCTCGGGGAAAGTTTGATAACCGACTCTGTCCAGGCCTTAATCGAATTAGTCAAAAATAGCTACGACGCTGATGCCACGTATACAAAAGTCACCATCGATACCAAAGGTTCGACTGAGTTTGACGACACTTTTTACTCACCGGAAGGCGGTCGTATAATTATAGAAGACGATGGCTTTGGAATGAATCTTGAGGATATCGAAGCCGGGTGGCTCATGATTTCGAACCGAAAAAAACATGAGTTTAAGAAAGCCCGTAAATTAACTGATAAAGGCAGAACACCGCTTGGGGACAAAGGACTTGGCCGGCTCGGCGTTCAAAGGCTTGGCGAAAAGTTGGAGATTTTCACCAAGACCAAAAAAGATGGAGGTGTGCATTTCGGTTTTTCCTGGTCAGACTTTGCTAAAAAAGAACGGCTACAGGATGTAAGTATCCAATTAGACGAATGGAAAAATGCAAAGCAGATTGGAACCCGACTTGTTATTTCGAATTTGCAAGAGCTGGAGCTATGGAGAGGGGAAGACGCAACGAAAAAGTTGCAGAATGAATTGTCTCAAATGATATCCCCCTTCAAGCAGATTAGAGATTATGTTGCTTTCATCGAAATCGACGGAAAGCCCATTGAACTGCAGGAAATTACAGAGAAAGTACGCGATATAGCCCCATTGCGCTATAGCATTCATTTTGACGGCAAAACCATCGAAATAAAAGGGCGTGCAAAATTAAACTATTTCTGCCCATCTGAGCGAAAAGAGGCCGAGGAATTTGCCCTGATAGCAGAAGGGGATGACGGCAAGGGGTTTTACGATTTTTTATCGCAGCAAAAATATGCTAGAAGCCTCAACCTTAAACGATCCAAATCAGCTAACTGGTATGTTGAATTCGAACAGCAAAAAGAATTGGAAGATGTTGATGGAGTCTATCGGGTTTCTGGGAAATCTTCCTCGATTGCGAATCCAGGCCCTTTTAAAGGCGAAATGGATTCCTTTGATTTATCGGTCACTTCTTTTGATCGGCAAAATGTTTTCGACCGCATGAATGAGTTTCGTAATTATATCAAAAAGTGCAGTGGTATTCGGGTCTTCCGGGACGGATTTGGCATACGCGTCGATAAGGATTGGCTGAAACTAGGAGATCAATACACATCGGGGCCATCTTTCTACGGTTTAAAACCAAATAATACAGTTGGATTTATTGCCCTATCAGCTAGGGAGAACATGGACCTTGAGGAAACAACTGATAGGGAAGGGTTCAAGGATACAGTCTACTATCGTAATTTCTATTCGCTGTTGATGGAAGTTATGAAATTCACTCAAACCGCTGGACAGTTTTTTGGCAGATCATGGATAGCTTATAAAAAAGAACGTAAAGAAGAATTAGCAAAGATTGATTCTCGAAAAACTATTGAAGATATATCGCACACCATGAGCGAGCGCCTGAGCGCATCAGAGGAGTACCAAAAAAAGCTTGATGAATTCCAAACTCGTTTGCAAACAAGCAAAAAACAAGCACAGGCTGCATCAACTCGTTTATCCAAAAAGAGGAGAATAGATAATAAATTAAGATCAGAGGTGTCCAATTCCGTCTCGAACTTAAATCAACTTATAGACGAATCCCAGGAAATGATTTCACAAGTATCTGTATATCTTGGCGAGATATCAACCCTACGCCATATGGGGCAAGTGCTTAATGATCGTATCGATGGATTCCGGGATCAAATGGATAACATGTATGAAGCTGTGGCTCTTGGGTTGACAGCAGAGGCGCTTTCTCATGAGATATTTAATATTGCGGATCAGCTATCACTTAGGACGAAAAAGGCTCAAAGTAGAGCTAGGGCAATAAAATTAGAAGATCGAATCCTCCAAAATTTTATTGAACATGTTAAATCCAGCAGCATGGCCTTACGCAAGCAGATGTCATTTCTTTCGCCCGCATTACGCTATGTTCGTGAGCAAAGAGATTCAATAGATACATTCTCATTTATGAAAGAAATCAGAGAGTTTTACAAAGATCGGCTTCAAAAAAACAATATTTCCATTCTGATTCACACACGTAATGGTGGAGTTGCTCGGTTGAAAATGAATCGGGGCAAACTGACTCAAATCATAGACAATTTTATTCTCAATAGTGAGTATTGGTTGCGAGAGGACATTTCACAAGGACGTATGGAACATGGCAGTATTACGATCGAACTCGATCGCTACTTTGTTCGTATTTTTGATTCTGGGAAAGGAATCGATCCAAACATTGAATATGTCCTTTTCGAACCATTTGTAACGGCTAAGGGCAAGGGGAAGGGCCGTGGACTTGGCCTTTTTATTATAAAACAATTAATAGACTCTGAAGGCTGCAACGTAGGCATTTTGCCGGAGAGAAACTCCCATGATCGACTTTTTAAATTCCAAATTGATTTTCGGGGGGCTATAGATGAGTAA